The Belonocnema kinseyi isolate 2016_QV_RU_SX_M_011 chromosome 2, B_treatae_v1, whole genome shotgun sequence nucleotide sequence aaaacattattttttaaatcaaatagtagttgaattttcaatcaaaaatatgatagctaaattctcggtaaaaaattagtttgtaacctataacaaaaaaatttcttacaacatAGTCAAATGTTTAATCATTGAaatgaatctccaaccaaaaagatattacaaaaaacgaatttactgCAACATGCATGAATTGTTAAcctaataaattttcttattaactaaagaaggtaatttttaacaaagcttggaattattaaaattgcagttaaaaaatgtattaaaaaaatgatctaaaacaaaatagttacattttaataaaaaaaagttttttggacaaaaaatgatgaatcatcaactaaaaagaggtacatttaaaaaaaaagtagtttcactttcaaataagtagttcaattttcaaccaaaaatattttcattttacacctacgataaaagatgaattttttaatttcaaaggccaattttcaaccaagaaagaaaaacaatgtcATCCAAAAccttagatttttaaccaaggagatggtTTTTCTACtaaccagattaatttttaagccggaaatatgaattttcaacaataaaagtcaatttttaaccatatatttgaaatttctttaccaaaaatagttaaattttaaaaccaaaaatcggattttcaaacaaaaagaatgactttgtAGCAactttgttgatttttcaacaaataaatacaatttttaaccgaataataaatttttaacaacaagatgaattctcaatacaaAATAAATGACTTGTAGCTAACTTGTACCTAACAAAATTTCAGTTCTAAAAGTAAAATAGCAAACAATtactaatataaaaataaaaaagaatgtgaaaaatCCTTACCAGGAATAGACATGCGAATTCCAACAGGACGAAGGGGCAAAACTGTTGCTTGAGGAGGAATGTATTGACTATCGATAATACCCTGtgataaaatcacaaaaaaagcaaataaaatttgtgaCATTTTCATCTTGAAGAAATTGCTGTACTTTATTCAGTCTCctgtagaaaaaaaaatcatattttgttattcttttaaactaaattaatttttttctttattcactttttagatataaattcTTGAACGGAACTGCGGGTTTTGTACATATCCAAGAGACGGAATCTGATCACTGCAATCTAATGTTCAACATTACTATCAATTAACTGAACTTTAACCACACAATTATAAATAGAGGATGTttccttaattattaataaactcttCCTCACTGGAAAAAACACTttgtaataattacattttacatTCTTgcatttatacaatttaaatatttaaattgaataaatacaaaACTAGATTTCAATATCAGACCCAATTTGGAATTTAATATTGACCAAAAAGACAGttctattcaaataatttgttataaatatatacaaaaatataaaaacccgCTATGAAGATTTCTACACTACGataaaagaatgttaaataaatcaAACCTGATCTAatagtagttttaattttttcactagaataaattttgttatcagttaactcaaacaaaatttttcgtaTCAGACGAACATGTTTGCATTCTGACAAAGGTACTTACCGATTTTCGCGAAAGCTAAGATGAGTAAAAGAGCATTAAGACCAGTATTGCAAGGCCATCTTCTCAGTGACGGATTTCAATCTCTCAGGGCCCTATTTTCATCACCTGAAAACACtaaatctcaaaatatttcataaacaattaaaacacaacaaaatatttcttccatttaaCTTAGCAACAGGAGCTTTTTACACTTAAAaagtgtttataaataatttttcccttCAAGCCTTTGAATTTCAACCTTAtgcatttaaaagatttataaacaaattaaatggaaattgaagaaaactattttataaaagaattcagGTATATTTGTATAAATACTGATTTGACAACGCTTACGAGGATacgattaatataaaaatatctacTAAAATGACAATCTCCATAAAGATGTGAAATGTTATGAAATGTATAGCGCATGCATATTTGTTAAATTGATTACTAATTTTGACATATAGTATGAACATCAGACTTTGTATCAGGGCTCAGAGAGCTCCACCGAGTGGCGGAACATTTCTGTAGCACCGGCTTAAATTTGAACCGGCCACTAGCGtaacatattttattgatttcgTAATACCCAGTTACTAAAATGTCTATCCACTGGTCTAACTCCCAACCGATTCTCTCCTCGAGACTTTTTTTTCGCAACTTTTCTTCGGAATGCACTAAAGGTTTCAGGAAATTCGTCCACTTCTGTACAAGATCCTTAGCAATGTGATAAGGACCAGAAGGGCCGTTGTGAATCTCCCTCGCTTTCTCGGGAGAGATTTTTTGATTTCTCCAATACGCCAAAGGCGTCACCAAAAATCTTAGCTGCGCCACCAATATCCCATCGGATACCAAAATTACCTGCCAGGCACCGATGTGTAATGGCTCATTTAATTGTGGCCTGACATGCCCGATCTGTaagaaaaggaaattaaattcagaatgtATTAAAAATCTGACCATCAAATTTGCACAAGCAGGGcctaaaatgaatcgaatttctCACTTAAAAGAAGAAggcaaaaacacattttttcaagtatatcAATAAAACAGGCTTCTCAGGTCAAAACGCTCTAGAATTGAGAAAATGaggtgatttttaaagaaaatggggGAATAACTTCTTTTACATAAAGTTAATGTGGGTGctatattaaatttgatttaaaaagctTCTGcgctttaaagtaaaaatattaaattcttaagaTAATAGATGCGTTTctgagcagtttaattttcaacaaaaaagataaattttcaaccatatagtaaCATTCgccaccaaatagtttattttcaagcaagagacaaattttgaacaaaataattgaatttacaaagaagaagttcaattttcaactaaaaaatatgaatttttaataaaaggataGAGGTTTTAAGgtaaaaagtaaaagtttttagaaaaaagttgacttttaaacacaaaaagattaatttttcatacaaaaagttgatttttaactaagaaagatgaagcttcaaacaaaagttgtatttgcaagcaaatagttgaatttttcagtaaaagagaataatttttaacaaaaccgttgaatttttgaccagatagttgaattctaaacgaaagagtggcatttgcaaccaaatacttcaatttcaagcaagagacgaattttcaaccaagaaagatgaattttcaaaaaagtagtttaatttttaaccaaatagtttaactttcaaccaacgaaaatgaattttcaaacaaaaaaaaaataattttcaacaacaaaggtgaagtttttaagctaagaagtagaatgttttataaaacagttgacttttacaacctaaaaaactttaattttcattaaaaaatttcattttcaactaaaaaaaaagataaatctttgaccaaatagttgaattttcaaccaagacaaacGAATCTTTAaatcagtagttaaattttcaattacaataaattaaatttcaaacaaacagtctCATTTGCAACGAAAATGtagaatttgttataaaacagttgactctcaacctgaaaaatttaatttttcatttcaaaaagtcaattttcaacccagcaagataaatcttcaaccaaataattaaatttttctaccaataacaattattcttcaattaaaaagtttaatttttaaccaaaaataaatgaattttcaacaaaagagttcatgtttcaagctaaaaagtagaatgttatataaaacaGTTGGCTTtaacaaccaaaaagattaatttgttatttaaaaaatttattttcaatccaaaaagatagatttgcaaccaaatagtttaataacaaaataatttatttttaacaaaaaagttgcatttgcaacaaaaaagtagaatcttttataaaacagttgacttttaaacctgaaaaattacatttttcaccaaaaaagtccatttttaaccaaagatttgatgtttcaagctaaaaagtagaatgtttgaccaaacagttgattttcacaacccaaaatattaatttgttatttaaaaagttcattttcaacgaagaaagataaatcttcaatgaaatagttcaattttcgacttaCAAAGATGGATTTACaaaccaaatggtcaaatttttaaataaaaaagatcagaaaTGAAAGATTCTCACAGTTTTCGGattattaaaagattaattttcaattaaaaagaaggaattacacaggcccacaaaaaaggcTTGTACTTTTGACCATGGAAAACCatgattgtttatattttttgtcacgAAATTTCGACCCTTGATACGGTTTTGAAAAGTCAGATTTGCAATTTAGTGCTCCCAGGGAGTGCTAGGGGGCAGCAAACTCCGGATTaatgatcagcgaccccaaaaaccgaTTCGTCGCTGATGgtaatgttttttttgtgggcctatattatgaagaaaatacatgcattttcaactaaaagaaaaaatgtttaacaaaaatgcaacagttaagttttctattaaaagaaatcattttcgagcaaaaacattttcatttttaataaaaaaaacttaatctgAACCATaatggcgaattttcaagaaaataatttaataattttcagtcaaatttcagtcaaaagagaaaaatgtttaaaactaaattgtagaattttcgagcaacattttattaacaaaatagtggaattttcaatctgaatatgtgaattttcaacagaacgttaatttacaactaaattgttgaactttcaaccaaagagaatcactttttcaccaaattattaaatttgtaaccaaagagacgaagaggaaattgtttaaaactaaattgtagaattttcaagtcgaatatgtgaatttccaacaaaacgttAATTTGCAActatatagttgaactttcaaccaaagagaatcatttttaacaaaattataaaaattttaaccaaataaaagaagagaaaattgttaaaaactaaattgtggaattttcaagccaaatttttcaaacaaaatagttgaatttttaacccgtttATGTGAGTATTAAAAAAACAggtaattttgaactaaatagttgaactttcaaccaaagataatCACATTTTaacacaattattaaatttttaacaataaaaataaatgttcaaataaataatacagtttttaaacaaaacagaataattctcaaccagaaatcTATAGTattagactttttaaccaaaaataattaacttttaactaaaaataggaatttcttACTTGGTTCTATTACTTCCGTTCGAAATAAAcgtcaaatttcatttttaatactttaaaaatattaggtagAAACAATGGAAAATTAGCTTAGAAAATGAAGTTCATTTTTCACTGCACTTTTTTTAGACTACAGATATGATGCCATGTTAACAACACAATCTCAAGTGTCtccatcaaaattaaacaaaccaaaataaaaaaagggaaacaaaattaaatgtgccttctttttctttccttttttcttaaatttcgttttcttttcaatttgaattgaTACACTTAATAGCGTGTCCTACAAATTTCATCCAaggattcttttaattttgaagaatttcgtagaaaataaattgCAGATAGATCAATACTCACAGGTGTTGTTTCTTCGAGCTGCACGTAATTCACGTCCGCTAAACTCCCACGCGGATCGACCCACAAAACTGTAATATTCTGTGGCGTGACTAGTTCCGCCTCAAATTCAAAAGCTAAGACAGGACTTGAAAAAGGACCAATGCCTCCAATTAAATTCCTAAAAGTTTGTTCTTTCTGATCATAATCTATGTTCACACTCAAATCACGTACTTTCCCCAACCAAGAAAGACTCGTCGAAAAATTCTTCTTCATGAAAACAAGCGACTCTATTTGTTCTGGAAATTCAGCTTGAAGAGTCGAGGACTCCAAACTTCTAACATTGGTCTCTGCACGTATCAAAATGCCCACAAATCTATTTTCATGGAAATAAGCAGTGGCTTCCAGAAGATGAACAACATCCTCGACGTTGAATCTTCGATAGGCGATTCGAGAGAGTGAATTCGAAATTGTCAGAAGAGTGTCATCAGCGAGAGGACTCAAGTCTGCGTGTTGAAAAAGACTCTGCCAGTACATGTCGTATCCCTTGGAATTAATCGATGCATTCGCCAAATCAGGATACAGCCACTGCTCGACTCTGTCTATTATTCTTTGGTCGATTACTGGCTCGAATTTCCTtgcgaaaaatatatttctctgaGAAGTACCTCTGAGGCGAGTAAAGTCTTCTAGTTTGAAATCATTGGGACTGCATCCACACCAATCGACGACGGCTTTGTACTGGCATTTGCAACCaagttttcttttccaatttGTTACGTGTAGATTATTGTCGACGTAAGTTTGGCAGAAGCGAGAGTTCCGCAAGGTTGTGTGGAAAAAGGATTCTGCAGGCAATAAAGTGTACTGAAAGAATTTTAGGAGACCAGCTACTAATGAATCTGGATTCGGATCGGCAACGTATTCTACGAAGTCTCTACTCAGGGCGACCCAATCGCTGCCGCCATCAATTTGAATACCTGAAATTTTAAGATTAACTTCCTCAGTATTGAAGAAGCAGAAAAAACAGACAGTACATTAAGGTGCATCATAAAATCCTTTTTCTGTCATATTTTGGCcagattaaaaatgatatattttgagGTCATTACGGAAATTTGTATGCAAATttcgtttattataaaaaaatgtaaggtgGGTATTAACACCattaaagtttcgattttatgATGAAGTTAAGATTAAGACGTTAAATTCACccataaaacgtttttaaaaattatgaaggaAATACTACTTACATTACTGATAAGAATCTCTACTATGTGGAAAAAATTAAGCAAGTATTGTCGTtccattgaaaacatttttccaaaaacttaaaaactccctaaatttttagttaaaggaaAGTCTGTGGTAACTTATGTTTTATATTTACTAAAATcatcaatcattaaaaaaattcaaaaacatttttgaagatttctgatatgtcaaattaaaattggaacaaaaaagtttatttgctcccaaatagatgaattttcaactaccacAGATGAGTTCTCATcgaaaaatggaattgttgatATTACAACTAAAACGATTtgacttgaaaaaaatagttaagtagttcaagaaaaaaagtttcaatcaaaataaaaaattcaaattctgaataaatttattttgtaagtttatttctttttacggttatataaatataattttccttggATCCTTGAGAATATTCAAGCAGatctttgaagatttcaaatatatcgaaaaagattctagaaaaaatttaagaaaggttattttattttatatgatttaaaaaatttttagaaaaaattcgagtcagtttaaaagataattaGGAGCTTTAGAACTTTAGAaggaattacaaatattttatatattttcggaaatctttcaaaattttaaaatatatttaatctcttaagaacttctaaaattgtttaagtatattttaaactGCATCAaactatttctgaaatttttcaaaatattgctttaaaaccttctacatattttaaaaaaataattttggaaatctttttaaataatcctttttaattaatttttgagataagaaataattaaaatcttcctaggaatcttaagaagttttttttaatttcttgaaagctttcaaattataattaggaatcttaaaaaatctacatattgactttaattatttaaaatgttttcaatttttcaattggttttgaattttttaaacttttatatattctttaaaatcattcgattttttcttaaaatttttggaaaatctttcaaaataagaaaatctcttaaaatctgtcGGATACCttattgacaattttagaaaattttggaaatattttaacattttttaaaataatatcttacAATTAATTCTTTGACtctaaatattcaacaataattcttaatctcttcaaattaatttttcgaacactAAGACCATTAGAAATTTTTCCGGGAtctaaagaaaagttttttattatcatgaaacctttcaaaattctgaaaaaagctttaaacttgaattttaaatcatcaaaaatgcacgttttaatttgttttattttttaaaatatgaaattattttttaatattttcaaaacttctaaatatccttGAAACTTAATCGAACTTTTTCTAACCatttttaatcttgcaaaatttaaaatttttgctttataGTCTTCTAcatttatctttgaaattttacgaaatcatttaacattttttgaaatctttttcaattttctcttcaaattaatttttgtaaataagaaattatttgaaattttctaaggagaaaatgatattttaaaagctaaataatttaaatacttttttatatatgAGTTATCAggtcaacaaatattttttaattaaatatgaaaaataatatataacagACTTTcttcttacaaaaatttatcaattttttagtttcttgaaaaaattatcttttaattgtGGAAGAaatattcttacattttatttcaatagtagaaattgttttcagtaagttaggtaatatttcaaaaagttcacaatttaaaacaagaatttaaagatAAGTTTTACCTCTTAATCGGAACTTCTTCATAAAATCGCAACTTTAAGGCTTTTATaaccaacattaaaaatttttgttcataacaaatataatttgaggGTCACATTACCcataataaaaaatggtagaaatgaaaattttacaatttttaaaagtcgaatttttgacataaaaatgtttgtaacaacctctaaatatttcattaaaaaatcagcaAAAGTATGGGATGAAGGATCACCAAAAGAAAGAAATTCCCGagttttcctagaattttttagaaaatctaaaaaaatattatgggaATCTAACAGGGTTTTTCCAGAGGTTATTAGGAACgaaattcaaggtattttcaaggtTTTGCAAGTCAATATGTCAAGTTTTCCCAGGTCtcctttttacataaaatattgaaataaccgtttgttacagatgtaaaatctttgtgaatacgttaaaatatcttgaagtacctaaaatctttgtgatagcttgaaatttctgtaaaatcttttggaatctttttaaatgcttgtaaaatgtttgaaatttttaaaaatccttggaattatCGAAATATTcccaaatttgttgaaactttttgaaatagtttaacatctttaaattatttgaaatcatttaaaatctttaaaatgttttgaaatctttgaaatctggtgtactctACCCTTTTTGATATATTTGCAattcttgtattattttgaaatctttatggaatttttatgaagtctctgtgaaatattttgtattcatttgcaat carries:
- the LOC117182936 gene encoding xylosyltransferase oxt, with the translated sequence MVAPRQWLDSRSTNCLRKYRIFFVFGISILCIQVYLAYTFLTLENEDQRSSRRRDVRDFSLSEEGDGLPRGTRQLKLPPDKQANSNKSQPRRNRTTAITLDRKSLNFTPICDVSGREAVSAITRAQSQLCKQRIANVTCLSQKGVLYPTTLQSSCPHSLGFTGVPKNVGCFKDDKTFRVLTGYYAIYKGNNSPQRCAYMCLQSGYPFAGTEYSVECFCGMEEPPQINQLPDSSCNMKCPGDSKQSCGGYLTINVFHTGIRRFKAQEARNSSLSGAKEDPARIAYLITVNGRASRQVKRLIRVLYHHTHLFYIHVDARQDYLYREMLEVERKCKTNNIKVARGEGLRHASIWGGASLLTTLLSSARQMLTHPKPWDFLVNLSESDYPVKNNTVLTEFLTRNKGLNFVKSHGREVQRFITKQGLDKTFVECEARMWRTGDRKLPNGIQIDGGSDWVALSRDFVEYVADPNPDSLVAGLLKFFQYTLLPAESFFHTTLRNSRFCQTYVDNNLHVTNWKRKLGCKCQYKAVVDWCGCSPNDFKLEDFTRLRGTSQRNIFFARKFEPVIDQRIIDRVEQWLYPDLANASINSKGYDMYWQSLFQHADLSPLADDTLLTISNSLSRIAYRRFNVEDVVHLLEATAYFHENRFVGILIRAETNVRSLESSTLQAEFPEQIESLVFMKKNFSTSLSWLGKVRDLSVNIDYDQKEQTFRNLIGGIGPFSSPVLAFEFEAELVTPQNITVLWVDPRGSLADVNYVQLEETTPIGHVRPQLNEPLHIGAWQVILVSDGILVAQLRFLVTPLAYWRNQKISPEKAREIHNGPSGPYHIAKDLVQKWTNFLKPLVHSEEKLRKKSLEERIGWELDQWIDILVTGYYEINKICYASGRFKFKPVLQKCSATRWSSLSPDTKSDVHTICQN